A stretch of Lathyrus oleraceus cultivar Zhongwan6 chromosome 6, CAAS_Psat_ZW6_1.0, whole genome shotgun sequence DNA encodes these proteins:
- the LOC127092052 gene encoding uncharacterized protein LOC127092052 translates to MTVPKRNYTRINTLELKALILRKVGNQRANKYFDQLGKLVSSKISKTEFDKICIMTIGKENIPLHNQLIKAILKNVCLSKVPPVRGSAKTRSVLNAKDPNQQQISPIQMRYGDAFPPSLRRGGSLATYEAALKGCQPQSLASKHLIYKTPEQQSATELNSLGSRPPISVEDGEEVEQIAGSPSIQSKSPVTAPLGISMNFGYGRKALSSAPSCRKYPPETCFGNGYLPDTSSLRSRLEQKLEKEGLTVTVDCVNLLNNALDSYMKRLIESSMGSSGSRFGNEHRRQRNGQSVTDSNMLLPRRYMQTATQSSDASLLDFCVAMELNPQALGSDWPTQLEKICIRASEE, encoded by the coding sequence ATGACGGTACCCAAACGAAACTATACTCGAATAAACACGTTGGAGCTGAAAGCTCTTATTCTACGGAAGGTTGGTAATCAGAGAGCTAACAAGTACTTTGATCAGCTTGGAAAATTGGTTAGTTCAAAGATCAGCAAGACCGAGTTTGATAAGATTTGCATCATGACAATTGGGAAGGAAAATATCCCTCTTCATAATCAACTCATTAAGGCGATTCTCAAGAATGTCTGTTTGTCTAAAGTCCCGCCTGTTAGAGGGTCTGCAAAAACAAGGAGTGTCTTAAATGCAAAAGATCCAAACCAGCAGCAGATCAGCCCGATTCAAATGCGGTACGGGGATGCGTTTCCGCCTTCCCTACGCAGGGGTGGTTCTTTGGCTACCTATGAAGCGGCGCTTAAGGGCTGCCAACCCCAAAGTCTTGCATCTAAACATTTGATTTATAAGACTCCCGAGCAGCAGAGTGCAACGGAGCTGAATTCCCTTGGCAGTAGGCCTCCCATTTCTGTGGAAGATGGAGAAGAGGTTGAACAGATAGCTGGAAGCCCAAGCATTCAAAGTAAGAGCCCGGTTACAGCTCCCCTTGGGATATCAATGAATTTCGGTTATGGGCGTAAAGCTCTTTCTAGTGCACCATCATGCAGAAAGTATCCTCCGGAGACCTGTTTCGGCAATGGATATCTCCCCGACACCTCATCACTGAGGAGTCGTTTGGAGCAAAAGTTGGAGAAGGAGGGTTTAACTGTGACAGTGGATTGTGTAAATCTATTGAACAATGCACTGGATTCTTATATGAAGAGGTTGATTGAATCCTCCATGGGTTCATCTGGGTCGAGATTCGGAAATGAGCACCGAAGACAGCGAAATGGGCAGTCTGTAACTGATTCGAATATGCTGCTACCCAGAAGATATATGCAAACAGCAACACAATCATCTGATGCATCTCTCTTGGATTTTTGTGTTGCAATGGAATTAAATCCACAAGCTCTTGGATCAGATTGGCCCACACAGCTTGAGAAGATTTGTATACGTGCTTCGGAAGAATGA
- the LOC127092053 gene encoding uncharacterized protein LOC127092053 isoform X2: MSGIVLKNRSKVSHFIMLQRQSMFINHSCNPIRVHSFLCNNLHSKPYFRLPDFVKKPKQYENFPSLFSSSFCSSSSSSSSTASVSKVGFVGWYLGMIKSHPILTKSVTSALIYTAADLSSQTIEWQPSKSYDFIRTLRMAGYGLIILGPTLHFWFNFVSKLFPKRDLFSTLKKMVMGQTLYGPAMTVIFFSSNAGVQGENGKEIVARLKRDLLPTLLNGVMYWPICDFITFRFIPVHLQPLVSNSFAYLWTIYMTYMAGLEKAETTS; this comes from the exons ATGAGCGGTATTGTTCTCAAGAACCGCTCTAAGGTTTCCCATTTCATCATGTTGCAGAGACAATCAATGTTCATAAACCATTCCTGTAATCCAATCAGAGTTCATTCTTTTCTCTGCAACAACCTTCACTCTAAACCTTACTTTCGATTACCGGATTTTGTTAAGAAACCCAAACAATATGAAAATTTTCCGTCTTTGTTTTCCTCTTCATTTTGttcttcttcttcgtcttcttcttcaacaGCTTCTGTTTCGAAAGTTGGTTTTGTAGGTTGGTATTTGGGGATGATTAAGTCACACCCTATTCTCACCAAAAGTGTTACTTCTGCACTCATTTATACCGCTGCTGATTTATCCTCCCAG ACTATTGAGTGGCAACCATCAAAATCCTATGATTTTATAAGGACTTTACGCATGGCGGGATATGGATTGATCATTTTAGGACCAACACTACATTTCTGGTTCAATTTTGTGTCAAAGCTTTTCCCAAAGAGGGATCTTTTCTCTACATTGAAAAAAATGGTCATGGGCCAGACACTTTATGGACCTGCCATGACTGTTATTTTCTTCTCCTCGAATGCTGGTGTGCAAG GTGAAAACGGTAAAGAGATTGTTGCCCGTTTAAAGCGTGACTTGCTTCCTACATTGTTAAATGGAGTCATGTACTGGCCCATATGTGATTTTATTACTTTTAGATTCATTCCTGTCCATTTACAG CCACTAGTCAGCAATTCATTTGCGTACTTGTGGACCATTTATATGACCTATATGGCAGGCCTAGAGAAAGCCGAGACAACTAGTTGA
- the LOC127092053 gene encoding uncharacterized protein LOC127092053 isoform X1: MSGIVLKNRSKVSHFIMLQRQSMFINHSCNPIRVHSFLCNNLHSKPYFRLPDFVKKPKQYENFPSLFSSSFCSSSSSSSSTASVSKVGFVGWYLGMIKSHPILTKSVTSALIYTAADLSSQTIERQTIEWQPSKSYDFIRTLRMAGYGLIILGPTLHFWFNFVSKLFPKRDLFSTLKKMVMGQTLYGPAMTVIFFSSNAGVQGENGKEIVARLKRDLLPTLLNGVMYWPICDFITFRFIPVHLQPLVSNSFAYLWTIYMTYMAGLEKAETTS; encoded by the exons ATGAGCGGTATTGTTCTCAAGAACCGCTCTAAGGTTTCCCATTTCATCATGTTGCAGAGACAATCAATGTTCATAAACCATTCCTGTAATCCAATCAGAGTTCATTCTTTTCTCTGCAACAACCTTCACTCTAAACCTTACTTTCGATTACCGGATTTTGTTAAGAAACCCAAACAATATGAAAATTTTCCGTCTTTGTTTTCCTCTTCATTTTGttcttcttcttcgtcttcttcttcaacaGCTTCTGTTTCGAAAGTTGGTTTTGTAGGTTGGTATTTGGGGATGATTAAGTCACACCCTATTCTCACCAAAAGTGTTACTTCTGCACTCATTTATACCGCTGCTGATTTATCCTCCCAG ACTATTGAGCGTCAGACTATTGAGTGGCAACCATCAAAATCCTATGATTTTATAAGGACTTTACGCATGGCGGGATATGGATTGATCATTTTAGGACCAACACTACATTTCTGGTTCAATTTTGTGTCAAAGCTTTTCCCAAAGAGGGATCTTTTCTCTACATTGAAAAAAATGGTCATGGGCCAGACACTTTATGGACCTGCCATGACTGTTATTTTCTTCTCCTCGAATGCTGGTGTGCAAG GTGAAAACGGTAAAGAGATTGTTGCCCGTTTAAAGCGTGACTTGCTTCCTACATTGTTAAATGGAGTCATGTACTGGCCCATATGTGATTTTATTACTTTTAGATTCATTCCTGTCCATTTACAG CCACTAGTCAGCAATTCATTTGCGTACTTGTGGACCATTTATATGACCTATATGGCAGGCCTAGAGAAAGCCGAGACAACTAGTTGA